AAGCCTTAATTTTGCTCCTTTGACCCCaaatttatggagaaaaaaaaaagggtcagcGCTTCCCATCCGCCAGTGAGGGGTCGGATCCCGCACTCCTCACCCACCCCAAATATTTTGGGGTGGGTGAGGCGCGGGGTGGCGGGATGGGGACAGCAGCGCCCGCCACTCCCAAATTCACTTTACCACCACCGAATTCTTTATAATTTGTAACTACCATTCAAGCAAGGGTCGTTTTCCTGCGGGTACAGTGAAAAATAGCAAGAtgggacttaaaaaaacccccaaccccatgaACCTTTTAGAGCGGGCAGAGATGCTCAAGCCCATCGGTCCTCAGGGTTGGATTCATCCTCTCTCTCCTCaatgtgtgtttatataaaaaaaattggctcccattaatttttctctctctccttctcactttttttttttcttttttttttttttttaaattgcttatcCTCGGTAAAACGGAGGCAAATCTCTGTAAAATATTTAACAGCATCATAGTGGAGAAGATGGTTCGACGCTGCCTCCGTGGCAACACAGGAGGCCGATTCGTTTGGGTTCTgggatatatataaatatatatatctatatatatatggCTTCcaagtgtttgaaaaaaaatcgCCTGAGCTGGTGTGGTTTAAATACCAGCAAACCCCGTATTTGTACCCCACTTTGCATAGTCAACGCTGCCTAGGAGTCCGTCCTCGCATCCCCGGGAGTGGAAGATTTTTGATCCCAAAGCTCTTTAATAATTTGATTTCTCGATGGAGTTGGATTGAGAAAGGCCTTTCAGCCAGTGGCaggttttggttgtgtttttttttttaaatttaattaaaaaaaaaaaaaaaaaaaaagaaaaaagaaagaaattaagtttttccAATTGAAAAAGTTGGTGGGCTCCAATTTGTCCAAGGTCTCGAAGAGTCGCGACATCTGACAGCTCTTGTGTTGTGAAATTCATTAACTGGCttgaaaaggccaaaaaaaaaagctgctgccatCTTTTCCACTATGTCTGAAATTCCTGTCGTTCTCCATAGAGAGCTCATAACACTTGGTTACCTGCACATAACTCCTGGCTCATAAGAAATTATGAAACTTAACttctcttttcattaaaaaaataaaatattcaagacTATCAGCTTTTATATAAAATATCAGCaagcccaaaaaaaaaaaaaaaaaaaaaaaaatcaattgctgAGGTAACTTCATACCTtgaggtagctttttttttttcttttctcttctttttttttttttttcttttttttttttttctctctcattgctCAAACACACAGCAATACCTGGCCTTCCCCCACATCTTCCTGTTGTTGCAATGGTTTAAAGGACAGTAACTGCTGCTGTGTTCCCTTATCAATGAACCACCCGCCTTCCTGATGTTGTGCGAGCTGAATTTCAAGCCGGGTTTGGCTTTGGAGGCTGCACCCAGGAAAATGCCTGCTCGGAGCGAGAGGGCTGGTCTccacttcagaaaataaagagataaaaacATCAGTGCGAGGTTTGTTCCAAATTCCCTCCTTTTATCCCCAAATTGCCTCATCTGGGGGTTGCTCCCGGGTCTCCTCCCACCCGGAGAGTGCAGGATCTGGCAACATCCCTCTCCCCCCATATTAATCCCAATTTTGTTtttccaccctcccaccccaatTTGCAGGAAAATCAGTGTAAATCCACATTTCGGTTGGATTTGCAGCAAAAAAACGCGGCgcgggggctgccccagccccgccgtgGAGACAAGACCTTCCCCTGCCTGGAAGAGGCGATGGCGGCAGTTACTGTCCCTTCCAAATActcaatattaaaaacaaatcatTAAAATATATCTAAAATATAAAATCCACATAAGAGTGACGGGAATCAGTAACCATATTACATTCGTTTGACGTATATATTTGGTATCGTCTCATGAGAACAGTTATTCTTACTGCAGAAAGGAGGGTGGtggttgtggttttctttttttttttaaataatggaaaaaatacctTTATGAACTAATAAAAATGTGCCaaatttcaagaatatttttttccccacctagaGAGATTTGGAGCGGGGGGGAATAAGACACAAATAGCCCCAGGGGAGTTCACGTGAGCTGGCACCTCCCCAGTTTGCTAATAAAAATATTCCCTgggtgttttctgaaaaaaaaaaaaacaaaccaccctgtATTCCCCCGCGGCTGAGCCCCCGGAGGCTCCagcaggattttggggtgcaAACCTCCCACTccgggtggggaaactgaggccgaggggcagctggcagagGACGTGGCAACGGAGTCAGGCACAAAACCGGCTCCGGCTCCGCGGCAAAGCCGAGCGCCCTGCGGCTGAGCATCTCTCCGCTGCACCCCGCAACCCTCcggctccctccccacctcccaaaCCATTCTGCACACATTTAGTTCCCATAATCTGATTACTAAAGAGATGAAGATTAATTCAATGTTTCCTACCAAGCAGGggtttctttgccttttttttttttttttttttttttggtggtggtttattGCTGTTGCTTGAAGGGAGGAGTGAAAAGCAAAAGCCCttcccctcgccccttcccttccccggaCAGTTTGCCTCGTCTCTAGGACGGGTTGTCACCTCCACAGCGGAGATCACTGAGAAAAATGGTCGCATGTCCCGCTTCTGCCATTCTTTCATAGgcttcggaaaaaaaaaaaaaaaaaaattttttttaaaaattttctttctttaaactaacttaaaatgaaaagaaacattcaaacaactgaaagaaaaaaaatcatcctggaAAATAGAGGTGCTCTCCTGGCTTCTAAGGCTTTACAAGGCACTgcactgcaggcagcacaggcaggaggaaTCCTGCCCTCCCGCACGCCCGCTGGTGGTTCTGAGGCTGGAGCGGTGCAGAGCACCCAAGGGACCCAAATCCATTTGGTGCTAAGGtggggggtttattttctttttttttttttttttttttgcctacaatGGATCTCATTACAAACAGGGGTTGGTAAGAATCCATTGGaatttctcttcaaaaaaaaaaaaaaaaattaaaataggaggggaaaaaaaaaaaaaaaatcaaaattaaatgctCCAAAAGGCTTAACGTCGCTCTGGGAATATCCACCAgccgcggggagggagggagtgagggGTCGGGGAGACGCAGCCGCCGGGCGCCCCGGCTGGGACGGGACCTCCAGAGGCTACTTAAATGAGAGGGCAAATGCTGCACCCGCGAGAGGGGGACTCAGCACCGCGGTGGCCGCGGCTTCGCCACACCGTCGTCCCCCGGCACCCAGCGCCAAGCCGCTCTCGGCGGAGCAGCCGGCTGGCCCGGCGCGTTGCAGCACCTCTCGCTTCATTTAAGTAGCTGTCCTGGCACGTGGAGCTAAAAACGGacccaattttcttttttttaccctaGCCATCTACCTTGGAAGCCAATCAAAACTGCCTTTTAATCTCGATCGGTTAATGAAAAAATTAGCATCTGTCTACGGTAACTGATTCCCAGCCACTCTTAAGCCCGGCATTGGCTTGTTCTGCTTTTCACGTTGGTGTCGGTGCTGCTCTTATTTCCTCCGCGCTTGCGTTTGGCCGCTCTGTCCCTTCTGGTGCTGCTGCTTCACCTGGGCCAGGATGTCTCGGATCTTGCGCTGAGCCATCTGCGGATGAGAAGAGCAAagggaggagctgggagggaacCCCAGGGCCAGCGAAACAGCTTTGCGTGTGGTGAAAAGTGCAATGGCTGGGCGAAACAGCTCCTGGAAATCCATTCCTGCCCTattttttagcctggtttcctccAGAAGTAGGGTTTGGGAGGCCACGCTCTCTGTGCTTCTCCCACCATCACCCACTTCTGCAAACACCACCAGCCAGGCATGGAAAAAAACTTCCACAGGAGGCTACACACATGGACACAACCCCATACGAGCCATCGGAGAATCCACAGGTGCTAGCGCGGGAGCTGCCGGAGCCGTACCTGGCTGGCGTAGAAGTGCCCGATGATCTTCACGATGACCTGTTCGTTCTCGTCGGGGGTCTGGTCCCGCGGCACCACCACCTCTGCCGCCGTCAAGTTCTGCAGCTCATTGACCTGCGGGGAAGGGGCAGAGACCACCCCATCGCATCGTGTGGGAAGCGCAAGCTCCTCCGGGAAGTCCCAGCCAGTTGCCCGGGGAAATCTGTCCCTGGGATGTCCCCAGGCACCGGTATGAAGTAGCCACCCTCCCAGGGATGTCACACCCCCCTCCCAAATTCCCACCCAAGCATTGCTTCTGCTTACGGTTTTGCCCCCTTTGCCGATGACCCTGCCCGCGGCCGAGGCGGGGACTCGGATGTGCGTCTCCAGCTTCACTTCTTCCTTCGGTCCAAAGAAGTTCTCCTCCTTCAGCTTCCCGTAAATCCTACCTTGCGCCTGcggaggggaggaaggacagaATCAGGCATCACCCGAGATGTCCTATCCCCAAAACGTCCCCACCACGTGCAGCCGGCTCGGGGGGGTCTCCATCCCTGGGACGTGGGATGGGCCAGCATCCCACAAAATCCCAATTCCTCGGGGTTTTAAATCAGCTCAGCCCCAGGGAGAGCCAATGTTGGGTCAACCCAGCCACAGACTGGGCTCAAAATTGGGGTCACCGCCCTGCTCCTCCCTTCCCGGCTCCATGGGGTGGCGGAGAGGGGCACCCCGAATCCCCCGCGGTGACGGTAGCGCAGGGGGAACCTTAAACTGAGCTTCTGGAGGGCCCGTGATGACAACCATGCGCACTTTGGAGTCCGGCGTCTCCGGAGGGGCAAtctggaggggggagagagacGGTGGCTGCGGCGGAGAGCGGCACGGCCAGGCTGGCAGCCGTGCCCTCCCTCCCCTGCGCCGCAGGATTGGGCCCCCAGCCCGACTGCCTGGGCTTTTTGGGTGGTTTTCCCAGCCAGAAAGGCCCCCCCCCTGCTCAGGGAGGTGCTGGCAGAGGtgtttgggggagtgggggggggggtgtccggggTCTGTCCCCGCTGGGGCAACACTACCTTGATAGAGGCACTTGCGAACCGGGAGAGCTGCTTGATGTGTTGGCCCTTCTTGCCGATGATGGCACCGACCGCCTGCGCGGGGATGAAGACGTGCACCGTCTCCTGCTCCGGAGGCTGTGGGTACAGCGTCCCCGTTCAGGGCTCAGCGTCCCCGTTCAGGGCTCAGCACCACCACGGGGATCAAGGCTAAGTCTCCTCCCAAGTGATGCCCACGCGTTTCCCAAGGGTGCAGGGTTGAGCCACCCAAACCCTGTGGGGTCTGAGCCCCTTTTCCACCCAGTTTGCAATAATTTACAAGACCAGATCCTGCACCCACGCTGGACCTGACCTGCCTGCTGACAGCAGGGGATGCTGAAGGCATAACCCTGACCATCGCAAGGGTCTTCTCCACGCAGGGGACAGCCCCGAGGTGGAAGAAGGAGCAGTTTGAGCTGCCCGATGTTCACCTACCATGAAGGAGCTGTACGGCGCAGCCCCGGAGACGCTGCTCGGTGGAGGAGGTACTGCGttggaggaggcagggaagaggccAACTGCAGCCAGGTTAAGGCCAGGGATGAGGTGAGATTGCAGCTGAGGGTGAGAGGAAAGAAATGCTCATTGCTTTTATCAGGGCAACCTCCTAGAGAGCTCCCATCAGCCGAGACGCAGGGCAGGACCAAACCCCACTCACGCTCATGGCAGCCACGTCGTTCTCGTAGGCTTCCCTCACTTTCTTCATGATCTCCTGCTCCGCTTTGCAGCAGTTCTCGATGGAGCCCTTCACCGTGATGGTTCTTTCAGGGTTGTATAGAGTCAGGTCCTGCAAGCTGATGGGAAAACCAGCGTCAGCACCGAGACCCCACACAACCAGCGCTACTCCGGGTCCTCTGGTCCTTCTGATGGGTGCcattggggtgctggggacacggggtgCCACTGCCACTGTCCACTGGGACTGCCTGGTCCTAGTCAGAGCAGGGACCAGCGCCATGGTTTCCACGGGGAAGTCCACTCTGCCTTCCCCAAAAACACGGCTCAAAAGTAAAACCCCAGTCCTGGCCATCAAACCAGCCGGTCCTGAGTTCTGCAGCCCTGAAGGGACCCGGAGAGGACACtgaagggatggggaggggacaccgaagggacggggaggggaacaaaaaaaatataaagccaaGATTCTTTAAGAGAGCTTTGGGGAGTAAAGCACCCACGCCACAGGCTGGCTTCCCAGCTGACAGACAGGTGTCTCTGCCCACTCTCATCACATCACCCatatcctcctcatcctccccacCCGCCCCAGGCTGAGGAAGGTCTGCCCTGGTTTCCCCAAAGGAAGAGAAGAACCTTACGATGAGATGGTGATTTTTGTCTCCGTGTCCTGCTCCACTTTCTTCAAGTTTCGCCCCTCTTTGCCGATCAGGCGCCCCACAAAGTTGTTATGGGCCAAGATTTTCAGAGGCACTTCGTCAGCTCTTGAGAGAGGAATGGGGGAATAAAACAACATGAGGGATTACCACAGCCAGAAGAGAAGGGATTTGGTacagagggatgggggaagcTCAAGTCCCCTTGCTTGGAGTCCCTGGCTCCCCCAAACCAAAGCTCCTGCACGCACGGGAGCATCACTCAGCTTTGGGCGTTAGGAGGGTACCATAGCCCAGCGAAGATCCGCGGACGGGATACGCATGCACAGAAAGGCAGGGGGAAACCTTACGTCTTGGTGTCCTTTGCCTCCTTCTGCATGATCTCCAAAATCATCTTGCAGGCAGCGGAGCAGCCCTCGGGGGTGGAGTGGATGCTGATGGCTTTTTCTGCGGCTCCTGCGTTTTCTTTTCGGTGCACGTCGATCCTGCAAGCACGGGATGggcgctggggaaggggagcagctCTGCGGCTTCCCGGCAGCACGAGTGCCAGCTGCTCCGCTCCCTGTGAACAGCCTGGAGCTCACACTCGACTGTAAGGTTATATGCACCCAGGGAAGGTGAGAGGAGTTAATTCTGGCCTCGATACTCGGCATGGATGCAGTGGCTAGAAGCTCAAGTCACAGAAATCCAAATAAGGCATCAGCATCTATTTATTTTAAGCAACAGGAGCAATTAAGTGGTGGAACAAGCACAAGCCTGGGGGATGGGATGGGCTGTCCATCACTTCATGTCTTAGATAAAGCCTTCCTTGGGGGACAAGAGCCGTAGCCAACATAAGCTCAGGGGCCAAATGCAAGAGCAGGTGGGTGAAGCTCAACAAGCTCGTGCTAAATGAGACCGGCTGAAGCAGCAACATCCCCACGCGTCTGCCTGGGTCCCATCCCAGCCAGGGCAGCCCCGGCAAAGGGAGACACATAGGGAAGCACAGCCAGAGAAAACTGGCTGGGACAGGGCATGGGAAAGTGGCTCTTGGACACACTGCCCTGCACAGCGGGAGAGCTGGAGGGGCCTCAAATAGCCGCTtctccaaaaatgaaaaaaaaaaaaaaagtccagcctCAGAAATCACTGCAAACCACGAGGCGCAAACCAGCTCACGGGAGAACGGACTTACTTGGACTGCGTCTGCTTGGTGATGTTCCTGATGGTGGCCCCTTCCTTGCCGATGATGGCACCCACGTACTGGGTGGGCACCAGGAGACGGAGTGGGATATCCACCGGCTGCTGCTTGACCGGTGCCCCAGCAGTGACGGGGGAACCCTGCCTGGGAGCACCACGTGCCCCGAAGCCACCTCGCCGCCCGTTCTCCGGCCCTTGCATGGACTGCTCGTCAGGGATGTAGGAGACCTTCAGCGCATGGTTCTCCAGCTGGTGCCCATTCAGCTTCATGATGGctctggaaggagagaaggaattGGGGGTGAGGGTCCCTCCTGTCACGCTCCCACGCCGAGCGGCAATGCATCAGTTCGGCTCAAAACGGGCCAAGCCCTCCCTGGCGTAACGCCCAGCAAGGGAAGCACcgggagtggggaaaggagaCGTCACCGATGCCGTGGGGACCTGGCAGGACTTTCCACCCAGCCTGGACGAGCCAAAGCATATTAAGGGGAACCTCTCCGGGCACCCAGGGCAAGGACAGGATCATGCAGGGAGCAATTCCCCCATCTCCTCCGCCTCATGATTTTTGTCCAATATCTCAAATCCCTCTCCTGGCAGGACTTCAGGGACTGCAAGAACTGAAAGCTGTCGATAGATGGGGCTGGCAGCAAGAGCAAAGCAACAACTTTGGCCACTGCTTTCCACAGCTCCTTCAAACCTCCccagctttctgcagagacaaCACAAACTGCAGCTCTCCAGAAAGTGGTCAGTGACTCaactcttgcaaaaaaaaaaaaaaaaaaaacaaaccccaaaaacccctaaaactggctgaacagagacTTTGCCTGCTAGCAGCCTCATCCCTGCAGGATGCAAAGGGACCAGAGAAAGATGCTCGATGAAGCCCAcgcattcccagaggaggaaaaagcaggggagaagggctgcagatCTGAGAGCAAAACTACTTGCACAAAATTCTTTTGCTCAGTGGTAAAAGAAactcaaaatatttcactttacGGGGTGCAAAGCGCAGGGTTGGTGCGGATGGACAAGGGATGGGAGGACAAACCAGGAGCGTTCCCCTTGCTGGGCTCCATGGCCAGACCCTGCCCTGTGTTATTACAGAAAGTAAAACGAGACAGCGGTTCCCCCATGAAGGTTTGCTGCGGCCGCGCATGCAACCACAGCAAAGTTGGGTTTGACAGCTGAAGTATTATCGGCCGGGCGGCCCTTTGGAATCCGGCGCTTTGGCAGAGTGACCACAGGGGATGTCCCCAGGGACGGTGGCGTGGCCGCAGTGGCCACATTTGACACGTTCCCACCTTGGTGACAGAAACCTTCCAGGATAAAAACCTATGAATCAATCCCCACGCTCCTCCAGGCTGCTCTCCAAGGAAAGCGCTGATCCTGTCCCTTTCCAAAGCCTTTTGACagggcaaaaggaaaaagaaataaacagcgATGAAAACccaattaattttccatttgcatttggTGCAAAGTCTGATCTTCCCCGGGCAGGATGGAGAAGGGAGTTGCAAGTCTCTCGATGACACGGCCATCAGCCAGAAAGGACACGTGCTGCCTGACGCCTACCAGCTCCTATGATATTTGATCTCATTATTACTTTTTCTGGAGACCTTACTCCTGAAATCATGCAAATACAAGAAAATCTCCACTTTTCCTTGAGCAAAAAGTTAGGTTTTTACTCTCTGAACTGCCGAGAAAAGCCTAAAAACTTAAACGTCCATCTGaaggtgaaggaaaagaaatcagagcTTGGGGAGGGTGTCCTCAAAGACTTGCTGCATTTTTATCCAAAATTCAGGAATTCTGAGGTCATCTGACTCGCAGCACTGCAAATCCTGTTTTCTGCAAGCGGGGAAGGGGCCGGAGCCTCAGCAGGGAGGACAGCCCGAGCTGCCGGGGATCCACGGGACACTCACTGCCTGGTCTGCTCCCGGTTGGCGTAGGTGACGTTGACAACGGCCGTCTCGCTGTCCGTGTTCACTGAAAGCAAACGAAGCAGAAATTAGAGAGGCAGCACAAGTGCCTCAGACcaaagccccccccaaaaaaaggctgagagacGCCCTCAGACAAGTCCCTGCTCAGATGAGTCCCCTCCGGGGCTTCCCAGGgatttgtaaatgtttttctccTGCAAGGGAGAAGAGTGTCCGAGGGCTTAGGCCACGCTGGGACACATCCCAGGCAGCACGGTCCCTCCTGCCTTATTTAAAGGATCCCGATATGCCATCGTGCTCTGCACCAAAGCCAGCTCCATCCTGCCATCCCTCGCCAGAGCCCGGGGACGGTCCCAGGAGCTCCTCTGagccctcctttccatttctAGGAGGGTTATGGTAACTCTACTCTCATTAAACATCCCGGGGGCAATATTAAACCTCCTGTCTCAACTGATCACCATTAGAGGCTGAGATAAAATCTGCCAAGCGGAGACAGATAGTCCCCGGCCAGCCTCGGGAGAGCATCCTGAAGCTTCCCCCAAAGCGGCTGCCGGTGGGTACCCAGGGGTGCGGTGGGAATGATGCCGACCTGGCAGCCGATGCGGGGACACGCACATGCGCTGCCCAAAGCCACCGCATGGGATTCGTCTTTTAGCAACagggaacaataaaaaaaagccccagcGACTGGGCTGAGACCTCTTGACATCTTTAGCTGCGGCTTCTGCTGACAAAGCAAAATCGCGTGTCCGtcctcaccctcctccccccaaaaataGCTGGGGCAGAAAATATCTTCAATAACACAAGTTGGCATCTTTTTTCAGTCCTACCTTGCTCACAGTTTTCTACGGTGCCATACTGGGCTAGCAAACCATCCAGAACCTGGAAAAgggagcaaaaaaaaccccactttacACTGGGATTGTCAGGACAGACCAGAGAAATACAATCAATCAATAAAGGCAGCTTTCTAGTCATTAAGATTTCACAAGCAATTAGATGAAGGaagctcctgcctgccccaggacGCTGGACCACGGGACCTCAGAGCCAAATGAGGGGCGGGGGGGCAATTGTCAGGGAAAAGTCCCGGCAGCCAGCAGGAAGAAAGGATCCATTTTGTTCCTTATACAATAGATAAATCATATAACCCTGTTATTAATGGGGATTTTTGTTGGTGTGGCTTACGTTGCTTCTACCGCTTGAATTTGCTCCTGTAACAGAAGAGGAATAACCTACGTGGACACAAAAGTCTAGTATAATTAGACCCAATTAATAACAAAGAAAAGGATAAATCAATTTTAACCCCAAGTAcagaaactggggaggggggggattagTCCTTAAATCTGATCTACCCTTCTCCGCTTGCTCCTCTTACCTCCCATCGCAGCTGGGGTGGGATGTTTCGGATTTGAATTTTCCGGctcctgaaataaatgaaaagcgattaaaaagcaaatttggtgTCCAAAACACTGCCGTCTTGCATTGAACTGTTGCACGTTGATGTATCTAATCAAGCTTTGCATTTCCATACGCTATCAGGGTTTCTGAGGGCTTTTGGCTAATTACACCCAGCCTGGTCGGTGCTGGATTTATGCCGGGAGCTTCACCAAGAACAAGATGCCAAAATCCCTCCAAGCCTTTGGCACTGGTTGGAGCCCTAACGCAGGCATGGCTGGAAAGGCAGAGACTTTTGCCAGATTAAATAGTAggattcaaaagcaaaaagggaGCCGTGTGTTCATGTAACCTGCCCTCCTGCACTGGAGGCACGAAGAGACAACCCTTGGGATGCCACCAACTGCTGGCGGGAGCTCCCGGAGCATCACTGCCTCATCCAAAAACCCGGCTAAATATTAACTGGGGAGATCAAGGCACGGGCATCCCAGCTCCGCCAACCGAGATGGTCTCGGGCTACTTCTCCACTCACATTTTTGGCTGTTCCTAACCTTACTTTTCCCAAAATAGaaactctttttttaattccaaagccAAATTTGCCCCGGGGGTgctgtccccccccatcccacccctcaCCGTGCAGCTGCTGCAGACAGCTGAGAGCAGCCGTGGGCTCGGCCGGCAGCTCCGGCACCGGCACACAACCACGCCGCCGGGGCTGCCGGCACCCCGACATGCTGCCAgaccccccaagaccccccaccTAATGGCAATGACACCTTTAGGTGCCCAAGGCTTTGAAGGACGCAGCTTTGTGGGTGCAAGCCACATGCAAACGGTGCCAAACCCCCACGGATGGCTGGTCCCCCCATTGGCCTCTGTTTTTCAGGAATAAGCAAACCCACTGAATTTTAAGATGcctaaaggaaaggaaaataaatgccgCAACCGTGGCAGGCAGCTCAGCGCTAAATCGGGTAAATATCCTCGGACTGGCTCATCACAGACGCAGGCTTCAAATTCAAAGTATTTGTGAATGCATGAAATAAtccaaaaaaggagagaaaatgagatTCCAGATCCTTATCTTCTAATTACACAACTTCAGAAGGTGGCTCAGCTCATTTGTCAATGAGAAGAAATCATCTCGGCATGAAATGGCCCAAAGCCATTGGTATGATTTAGCCACACAGGTAAGGATTCCTCCTCAGCCCCTTCATCCTGCAAGGCAAAAGCAGCTGCCTCGAGCATCCCCTCTGATCCGTGCTTCTGATGCAAACCCCCACACATCAAAATCCCCAAAAGAGCTGGCCTGGTTGGGTGGtttcaaacaaaaccagaactgatGTTTCCCAAAGTCACCAAAGATTTCCCAAAGATTCAGACCGGAGGAATGGGATGGCCAGATTTGGGGCTGCTGTCCCATCTGAAAGTCaaaatgaagcacaaaaaaataagattttcacagctcctgccagctcaGCCACCGGGAAGGCTCCGAAACACCAAATTTTGTCACTACTACAGATGCAAGCCAGGTggatgaggaaaaagaaaccaacccaacCCTTAAAATCACAGCGTGTTGTGGGGGGCTGCAGGAAGCAAAGTGGGGGGAGCAAGCTCTGAAACCAGATCTCTCCTTTACGTGCTAATCCGCATCCCAAAATGAATGGGAGAGAGATTAAGAAATTCAGAATGCGAAGAATGTCACAGTCCAGGGAGGGTCAAAAGGATTTGAAGTGATAGAAGAAACCCCGTAGGTCTCCCACCGCCCACCCCTGCCACGGAAACTTGTCCAGATAGCTACAAGCATCTGCACGGGCAGAGCATGTGTTCTGCACATACGTGACCAGAATCGAATGTGCTATGGAGAGAAAAGAGCCATTTATGTCCTCACACCGTAATTCTGCTGGTGGCATCTAATTttctctccccccagcccccccccaaaaaaaaaaaaattaattaaaataagaattggATCTCCTTTTCTGAGCTTGCTGGGGCGCCTGCCCAGGCAGAGCATCGCCTGCATCCGTGCTGGCTGGGCAAGGCGAaggggctgctctgtgcctcactGGGGCCACTGTGCTTTTATTAATATGTTAATTAACCAATAATTCCTCCCATCGCGACCATGCCACCGGGATTATTTGCCGCTCCTAACAGCCTCCATCACTGACGGATATTAAAACTCTACGAGGCCACGCTCGGAGGGAGAGATGGGTCTTTTATGAGCCCAGCCAGGTGAGCTGCGCAAAGCAGAGCAAGATCCCGCAAAATCCCAGGATGAGCCGGCATCCCGAATACTCGACTCCTGGCCCATCTACACCGGTGCCCATCCTGCCCCAGGGAGGGCAGAATCGGACCCGCATCTATCACCCTTCAGTGAGGACTGGCTTGACATGGAATTGTCCCACAGCGGGTGGAAACCTCCCCTTCTGATGAATCCGGCTCCGTCCGAGCACTCGGCAGCAGCTGTGGTTAGAATTACAGAGGAAGTCATGAATAAATAAACCCCGTTATTTGCTTTGCTAGAAGCAGGTCCTGCTGTATTTAAATCCTCATCGCGAAATGCCGCTCTTCACGACGCCGAACGCGACAGCCCAGTTCTGCCCGCTCCCACCTCCACGCCGAGCAGGGCTCGACTCCAAATAAATAATTCCGCGAGACTGCGATTCCCCGGCTT
This genomic window from Accipiter gentilis chromosome 5, bAccGen1.1, whole genome shotgun sequence contains:
- the IGF2BP1 gene encoding insulin-like growth factor 2 mRNA-binding protein 1, which produces MNKLYIGNLNENVTPADLEKVFNDHKISFSGQFLVKSGYAFVDCPDEQWAMKAIETFSGKVELHGKQLEIEHSAPKKKRSRKIQIRNIPPQLRWEVLDGLLAQYGTVENCEQVNTDSETAVVNVTYANREQTRQAIMKLNGHQLENHALKVSYIPDEQSMQGPENGRRGGFGARGAPRQGSPVTAGAPVKQQPVDIPLRLLVPTQYVGAIIGKEGATIRNITKQTQSKIDVHRKENAGAAEKAISIHSTPEGCSAACKMILEIMQKEAKDTKTADEVPLKILAHNNFVGRLIGKEGRNLKKVEQDTETKITISSLQDLTLYNPERTITVKGSIENCCKAEQEIMKKVREAYENDVAAMSLQSHLIPGLNLAAVGLFPASSNAVPPPPSSVSGAAPYSSFMPPEQETVHVFIPAQAVGAIIGKKGQHIKQLSRFASASIKIAPPETPDSKVRMVVITGPPEAQFKAQGRIYGKLKEENFFGPKEEVKLETHIRVPASAAGRVIGKGGKTVNELQNLTAAEVVVPRDQTPDENEQVIVKIIGHFYASQMAQRKIRDILAQVKQQHQKGQSGQTQARRK